The nucleotide window GCCAGCTGGCCAGCACCTGCGGCGTCGACGCGGGCCAGGTCGGTGGCTAGCCCCGGCGGCTAGAGGCCGCGGAGGAACCGGGCCGCGACCGGGGCGGCGACGCGGCCGCCGACGCCGCCGTCCTCGACCACCACCGAGAAGGCCAGGTCGCCGCGGAAGCCGATGAACCAGGCGTGGGTGGGCAGCGGGTCGCCGGTGCCGAACTCGGCCGTGCCGGTCTTGCCGGCGGTCTTGCCGGGCAGGCCGGCCGGGGCGGCCGTGCCCTCGGTGACCACCCGGCGCATCAGGGTCCGCAGGGTGGTGGCGACCTTGGGGTCCAGCGGCTCGGGGGGGTCGGCCTCGGCCGCCTCGCCGGCGACCAGGGTGGGCTGGCGCCAGCGGCCGTCGGCCACGGTGGCCGCGACCAGGGCCATCTGCAGGGGGCTGGCCACCACCCGGCCCTGGCCGAAGGCCTCGGCGGCCAGGTCGGCCTTGTCCGCGGGGGCCGGCACGCGGCTGGTCACGGCCGGGATGCCGGGGGACGGGTCGAGCCCGAACCCGAACCGGTCCGCGGCCGCGACCAGCTCGTCGCCGTCCAGCCGCTTGGCCGCCTGCTGCACGAAGGCGGTGTTGCAGGAGTGGGCGAAGGCGCTGGAGAACGGGATCCGGCCCAGCACCTCGTCCTCGAAGTTGCCGAAGGTGCGGCCGCCGACCTTGGTCTCCTTGGGGCAGTCGACCGGGTCGCCCGGACGCAGCCCGCCGGCCAGCAGGGCCCCGGCGGTGACCACCTTGAAGGTCGACCCGGGCGGGTAGCGGCCGAGCAGGGCCCGGTTGTAGCCCTCGAACGGGGTGCTGACCACCGCCACCAGCTCACCGGTGGACGGCCGCACGGCCACCAGGGCGGCCGGCTTGCTCACCGGGTCCAGGGCCGCCTCGGCGGCCCGCTGGGCCTGCGGGTCCAGGGTCGTCTCCACGGCCTCGCCGTCGGTGCCGGCGAACTCGTGGAGGACCTTGGTCGCCTCGCCGTCCTCGCCGCCCTGGCCGTCCTTGGCGGCCAGGCGGACCTCGCCGGACGGGGTGCCGGCGAGCTGGCGCTCGAACGCCGCCTCGAGGCCGTTGCCGTGGCCGGTCCGGTCGCCCGTCTGGTAGGGAGCGCCCAGCTCCTTGAGGTCGTCGGCGGTCACCGGCCCGACCGAGCCGAGCAGCATCCGGGCCGAGGCCGGCCCGTTGTACTCCCGGCCCTCGCCGGACGGGAACGACAGGCCGGGCACGGGGTAGATGTCGTCCCGGATCAGCTCGAAGTCGGCCTCGGCCAGGGTGACCACGGGGACGGCCTGGTTCGGGCGGCGCTCGGCCTCGGCCAGGGCCCGCCTGGCCGTCTCGGCCGGGACCTCGGCGTGGGTGGTCAGGGCGTCGACGACCTCGGCCGGGTCCTTGACCCGCTCGCCGACGACGGTGATCGTGATCACCGGACCGGGCCCGGCCAGCTCGGAGCCGTCGGCGGCCAGGATCGGCGCCCGCTCCGGCCAGGTCCGGGTCCGCTGGAAGCGGAGCCCGGCGGTCAGCTCCGGGTGGAGGGTGGCCGGCGACCAGTCGACCAGCCAGCGGTCGTCGCGCCGGACGAGGCGCAGCACCCCCTCATACGGCCACTCCCCCAGCGCCCGCAGGGTCAGCTTGGCCTGGAACGGGACCTCGGCCCGGTCGTCGGTGACGGTGGCCGTCCCGGGAGCGAAGCTGGCCTTGGTGACCCGCAGGTCCTCCATCATGTCGGTGTGCTGCCTGGCGAAGTCGGCCGGCGGCGCGGCCACCTGGGCCTGCATGGCCGGCCAGTCCTTGCCCGCCCAGGCCTCCAGGTAGGCGGCCGCGACCGGGTCGGGCCTGGCCTTGGGCCGCAGGTACCACCATGCCCCGGCCCCGGCGGCGGCCAGCACCACCACGGCCACCAGCCCGACGATCACCCGGCGACGCATCGCGGCAGTTTAGCCGACCCCGGCCTCGGCCATGGCCCGGAGCTCGCGGCGCAGGTCGCCGACCTCGTCGCGGATGCGGGCGGCGTACTCGAAGCGGAGCTCCTTGGCCGCCTCGTGCATCTCCTCCTCCAGGGAGGCGATGAGGCGCTCCAGGTCGGCCCGGGGCATGCCGCTGACGGCCGGCTCGCCGCCGCGGCGGCCGGCCCGGCCTCGGGCCGGGGTGGGGGCGCGGCCCTTGCGGGCCCTGCCGCCAACGGCCGTGCCCTCGTCCTCGCCCCGCAGGGCCTGGATGATGTCGGTGACCCGCTTGCGGACGGTCTGGGGGTCGATGCCGTTGGCGGCGTTGTAGTCGATCTGGAGCTTGCGGCGGCGGTTGGTCTCCTCGATGGCCCGGGTCATCGACGGGGTGACCTGGTCGGCGTACATGATCACCTGGCCGTCGACGTTGCGGGCGGCCCGGCCGATGGTCTGGACCAGGGAGGTCTCCGAGCGCAGGAAGCCCTCCTTGTCGGCGTCGAGGATGGCCACCAGGGTCACTTCGGGCAGGTCGAGGCCCTCGCGCAGCAGGTTGATCCCGACCAGGGTGTCGAACTCGCCAAGGCGCAGGTCGCGCAGGATCTCGATGCGCTGCACGGTGTCGATCTCGGAGTGGAGGTACCGGACCCGCAGGCCCATCTCCAGCAGGTAGTCGGTCAGGTCCTCGGCCATCTTCTTGGTCAAGGTGGTGACCAGGACCCGCTGGTCGCGCTCGACCCGCGAGCGGACCTCGTGGATCAGGTCGTCGATCTGGCCCCTGGTCGGGCGGACCAGCACCTCGGGGTCGACCAGCCCGGTGGGGCGGATGATCTGCTCGACCACCGCTCCCGACTCGCGCCGCTCGTAGGGACCGGGGGTGGCCGACACGAACACCCGCTGGCCGACCCGCTCCCAGAACTCGTCGAAGCGCAGCGGCCGGTTGTCCATGGCCGAGGGCAGCCGGAAGCCGTGCTCGACCAGGGTCACCTTGCGGCTGTGGTCGCCCTCGTACTGGCCCTGGAGCTGGGGCACGGTCACATGCGACTCGTCCAGGAACAGCACGAAGTCGTCGGGGAAGTAGTCGATCAGGGTGAACGGCGGGCTGCCGGGGTCGCGGCCGTCGATCGGCCGCGAGTAGTTCTCGATCCCGTTGCAGGTGCCGACCTCGCGCAGCATCTCCAGGTCGTAGTTGGTGCGCATGCGCAGCCGCTGGGCCTCGAGCAGCTTGCCGTCTGCCTCCAGCTCGGCCAGGCGCTCGCCCAGCTCGACCTCGATGGCGGCGATGGCCCGGCGCATCCGCTCCGAGCCGGCCACGTAGTGGGTGGCCGGGAACACGTACAGCTCGTCCCGCTCGCCGACGATCTCGCCCGTGACCGGGTCCATGATCAGGATCCGCTCGACCTCGTCGCCGAAGAACTCCAGGCGCACGGCCCGCTCCTCGTACGCCGGGAAGATCTCCAGGGTGTCGCCCCGGACCCGGAACTTGCCGCGGACGAAGCTCAGGTCGTTGCGGTCGTAGTGGATGTCGACCAGCTTGCGCAGCACTCCGTCGCGGTCGTAGCTCTCACCCGCCTTCAGCCACAGCATCTGGTCGCGGTACTCCTGGGGCGAGCCCAGGCCGTAGATGGCCGACACCGAGGCGACCACGATCACGTCGCGGCGGGTCAGCAGCGACAGGGTGGCCGAGTGGCGCAGCCGGTCGATCTCCTCGTTCATCGAGGAGTCCTTCTCGATGTAGGTGTCGGTCTGGGGGATGTAGGCCTCGGGCTGGTAGTAGTCGTAGTAGGAGACGAAGTACTCGACGGCGTTGTCGGGGAACAGCTCCTTGAACTCGTTGGTGAGCTGGGCCGCGAGCGTCTTGTTGGGGGCCATGACCAGGGCCGGACGGTTCAGCCGCTCGATCACCCCGGCCATCGAGCGGGTCTTGCCCGAGCCGGTCACGCCCAGCAGCGTGACCCCCTGCTCGCCGGCCTCGAGCGCGTTGGCCAGCCCGTCGATGGCCGCCGGCTGGTCGCCGGCGGCGGGCATGTCGGTGACGAGCTTGAACGCGGGCATCGGGGGGAACTCCATGGCTGAAGCGGAACCGAACCTCCAGTGTACGAGCCGGCTGCGACAGTCGCCGTGGCCGGAGCTTGACCAGGCCGAGATCCGGCAGGGGTAGAGTAGGCGGCCGTGCCCCCCGAACGGCCGCGAGCTGGGAGCGTCATGGAGAGCTTCGTCATCAAGGGCGGACAGCCGCTGAGCGGCACCATCCGCCCGTCCGGGAACAAGAACGCCGCGTTGCCCATCGTGGCCGCGTCGCTGCTGGCCGACGAGCCGGTGGTGCTGCACAACGTGCCGCAGATCCTGGACGTGGACACGATGATGGAGCTGGTCGCCTCGACCGGGGCGACGGTGGAGCGGACCGGCCCCAACCAGGTCCGGATCGACCCGCGCGGCCTGCGCCGGGCGTCGCTCGACCCGGTGCTGTGCGCCCGCATCCGCGCGTCGGTGCTGCTGGCGGCGCCGCTGGTGGCCAAGACCGGCCACTGCCTGCTGCCGCCCCCCGGCGGCGACGTGATCGGCCGGCGGCGGCTCGACACCCACCTGCTGGCCTTCCGCAGCCTCGGGGTCCAGGCCAGCTTCGACCGGGCCCTGGAGCTGGAGGTGGGGCGGCTCCGCGGGGCGTCGATGTTCCTCGACGAGGCGTCGGTGACGGCCACCGAGAACGCCATCATGGCCGCCGTCCTGGCCGAGGGCACGACCGTCATCGGCAACGCCGCCTGCGAACCCCACGTCCAGGACCTGTGCCGCTTCCTGGTCGGCCTGGGCGCCCGCATCTCCGGCATCGGGTCGAACCTCCTGACCATCGAGGGGGTGGAGCGGCTCCGCGGGGGCGAGCACACCATCGGGACCGACTACATCGAGGTGGCCAGCTTCGCCGCCCTGGCCGCCGTGACCGGGGGTGAGCTGACGATCGAGGGCGTGGTCGAGGACGACCTGCGCCCGGTCGAGGTCGGCTTCTACCGCCTGGGGCTGACCTGGGAGCTGGACGGGGACCGCCTGCGGGTGCCGCGCGACCAGACCCTGGAGGTCGAGGACGACCTCGGCCAGGCCATCCCCAAGATCGACGACGGTCCCTGGCCGGCGTTCCCGGCCGACCTGACCTCGATCGCGGTCGCGGTCGCCACCCAGGCCAGCGGCACCCTGCTGATCTTCGAGAAGATGTTCGAGAACCGGCTGGTGTTCGTGGACAAGCTGGTCGGCATGGGGGCCCGGATCATCATCTGCGACCCCCACCGGGTGGTCGTCAACGGCCCCACCCGCCTGTACGGGGAGCGGCTGGAGTCGCCCGACATCCGCGCCGGCATGGCCCTGCTGCTGGCCGCCCTGGCCGCCGACGGCGAGTCGGTCATCGGCAACGTCGGCCAGATCGACCGGGGTTACGAGCGCATCGACGAGCGGCTCCGCACCCTCGGGGCCAACATCGAGCGCACCGGCTGACGTGCTGGGAGGGCGGGATTGGCCCTAGGCGCCGGCGACTGCGAGCGGCTCCACGACGGCCTGATCGCCCAGCCGGTCAACACCGCCTCGGCCCTGGCCTTCGTCGCCGTCGGCGCCTGGCTGGCCGGCCGGGGCCTAGGTGCCGGCGCCGGTCCCGCCCGGCCGGCATCGGTCGGATTCGGGCTGGTCGTGGCCGCCGCCGGCGTCGGCAGCGTCGACTACCACGGCCCCGGCTCCCCCGCGGCCCGCCTGCTGCACGACGGCACCCTGTATGCGGTGGCCGGGTTCGTGGCCTGGCGGGAGGTCGCCCGGCGGGTCGGCCGGGGCCGCCTGGAGCCGCGGCGCCGGACCGCCTACCGGGCCGCCCTGGCCGCGGCCGCCGCCGGCGCCGCCTGCTGGTGGCTGGGCCGCACCGCCAGCCCCGTGTGCGACCCCGACAGCCTCCTCCAGGGCCACGCCGCCTGGCACCTGCTGGCCGCGGCCGCCCTGGCCTGCTGGGCGGGGGCCGTCCTCGACCCGCCGGCTCAGGCCAGGTCGTAGAAGCCGATGTCGGAACGCCTGATCGTGACCAGGACCGCGTCCGAGCTGCGCTGGGCGTCGGGGGGCGGGCTCTCGGTCAGGATCAGCTGGAAGTAGAGGCTGCGCAGGAAGGCGGTGACGTTGGCCCGGGCCGCCGACTCGGCCTCGCTGGCGTAGGCGGCCCGCCAGGACTCCTGACCGGGGGCGGCGGTGAAGCGGTCCAGCCAGGCGACCAGCCAGCTGCGGTCGATCAGGTTGCGCCGGAGCGCGTTGAGGACGGCGTAGGCCAGGCGCTCGTCCTCGTGGTGGACGAAGACCTCCGGGACGGGGGTGAGCAGCCGGTCGGCGATCGCGCCCAGGATCCGCTGGAGCTCGGCCGCGCCCAGGTGGGGGCTGCGGGCCAGCATCATCAGCAGGTCGGCGGTGTGGCCGACGGCGTTGGCCCAGCCCGGCCCCGGGACCCAGCTGCGCAGGTCCTTCTCGCGTACCAGGTAGCCGAGGGCCGCCTCCAGGAAGCCGTCCAGGTCGGCCTGGTCGAGGAACGGGCTGGCGTTGTCGAAGGCGACGATCTCCATGAGGATCAGCACCGAGTAGGTGCGCAGGTACACCGAGTCGGTGCCCTGCTCGCCGAGGCCGGCCTCCAGGTTGGCGGTCATCTGCTTGGCCATGGTGCGCAGCTGCTCGCCCCCGTACTGGCCGCGCTCGATCCAGGCGGCCAGGATCCGGTAGGCGAACTCGTCGCGCAGCTCCGGGTCGGTGGAGCCGAGCCAGCCGAGCAGCTCCGGGGTGAGCTCCGCGACCCACTCGCCTTGGGGGAGGGCGTTCTCGTCGTTGGCGATGACCCGCCAGAAGCTCCGGTCCATCAGCCGGACCCCCCGCCAGAAACCAGGTCGACAAGTCCCTTGAGCGACTCCACCCGATGGGTGCCGTTCGGTTCCGGATAGCGGGCGAACCGGTCGATCAGAACGGGGGTGAGCCCGACCGCCCGGGCCGCGTCCACGTCGTTGACCGGCTGGTCGCCGACGTGCACCGTGGCCGCGGGGTCGGCCCCGGCCTCCTGGACGGCCCACCGGAAGATGGCCGGGTCGGGCTTGGCCACCCCGAGCTTGCCCGAGATGGCCACGACCGCGAACAGGTGGTCGACCCCCTGGAGGGCCAGGACGTCCTCCAGCCACGGCTCGAAGTTGGACACCACCCCCAGCGTGACCCCGCGGCCGGCCAGCTCCTCAAGGGCCGGTCGGACGTCGTCGAACAGCCGGTACCCGGCCGGGTCGCTGAACGCGGCGAACAGCGCCTCGGCCAGCTCCTCGCCCTGGTGGTGGCCGAGGCCGGCCAGCACCTGCCGGTAGAAACCGACCCAGAAGCTCCGCTGGGTGGCCGGGTCGGTCCAGTCGCTCGGCCAGCTGGCCGCCCGGACGGCGTCGGCGATGGCGGCGTCGACGGCCGCCTCCTCCAGCGGCAGGCCGTGGTCGGCGGCCACGGCCACGAACCGTCCCTGGAAGCTCGGCGCGGGCGCCAGCAGGGTGTCGCCGGCGTCGAACAGCACGCAATCGAGCGGGTCGGGAATGGGGGGCAGACGGCTCATACTGCGCAGGCTACAGCTCCGAACCGGCCCCAGTCACGACCGCCGACCGCCCTCCGGACCTCCCGCGCGCGCCGCCAGAAGACCCTGGAGCTCCTCCCAGACCTCGTCGACCCGGCGGCCGAGCTTCTCCAGCGAGCCGCTGTTGTCGATCACGATGTCCGCTCTGGCCAGGCGTTTCTCCGGCTCGAGCTGGGCGGCGATGCGGTTGGAGGCGTCCCGCTCCCCCAGCCCCTTGGCGGCCAGCCGCTCGACCTGGATCTCGTGGGGCGAGTGGGTGACGATCACCACGTCGACGCCCTCGGCCAGCCCGGCCTCGATCAGCAGGGCCGCGTCCAGGACCACGACAACGTCCTGGTGCTGGTGGGCCTCGAGCCGGTCGGCGATGCGGGCGAAGATGGCCGGGTGGGTGATCTCGTTGAGCAGGGCCAGCTTGGCCTTGTCGGCGAACACGATGTCGGCCAGGGCCTGGCGGTCGATCTGCCCGTCGGGGTGCAGCACCCCGGGACCGAAGTGCTCGCGGATCTTGCACCAGGCCGGCGTGCCCGGCATCACCACCTGCCGGGCGATGTGGTCGGCGTCGATGACCTCGGCGCCGCGTTCGGCGAGCATGGCCGAGACCGTGCTCTTGCCCGAGGCGATGCCTCCCGTCAGCCCGACCAGCAGCATGTCCGCCGCCCCCTCAGGTGTGGTCCCGCTGACCGGCCGACCGTGCCGCCGGAGCGGCGCGCTGGGCCTCGCGGCCCGGCCCGCTACTCGCCGGCGTTCTTGCGCTTCAGGTCCTCGACGATGTTCTCGAGGGTGTCGTCGCCCGCGGCCTCGGCCTGGCCGGCGTCGCCGGCCTCGCCGGCCTCGGCCTCGCCGGCCTCGGCCTCGGGGGTCGGCTCGCCCTCCTGCCCCTGCTCCTCGACCGGCTGGCCCTCGGCGTCGTAGGTGCCCTCGTAGAAGCCGGCCTCCTGGAACGCCTCGGCCATGGCCGTCCCCGGCATCACCCCGATGGGGTTGCCCTGCTCGTCATAGACGTAGCTGCCGTCGGCGTAGTCGCCCTCGGCATAGGCCCCCTCGGCGTAGACGCCCTCGGCGTACTCGCCTTCGTAGCCCTGGTAGGCGCCCTCTTCCAGGGCCAGCTCGTCCTCCTGGGTGGTGAGCTGGGCCTGGTCCTGGGCGGCCTGCTTGAGCGACAGGGAGATGCGGCGGCGGTCCAGGTCGATGTCGATCACCTTGACGGTGATCTCCTCGCCGACGCTGACCACCTGCTCGGGGATGTCGACGTGGCGCTCGGCCAGCTCCGAGATGTGGACCAGGCCCTCGATGCCGTCGTCGACCCGGACGAAGGCGCCGAAGGGCACCAGCTTGGTCACCCGGCCCGGGATCAGCTCGCCGATCTGGTGGGAGCGGGCGAACTGGCGCCACGGGTCCTCCTGGGTCGCCTTGAGCGACAGCGAGACCCGCTCGCGCTCCAGGTCGACGTCCAGGACCTCGACCTCGACCTCCTGGCCGACCTCGACCACCTCGGAGGGGTGGTCGATGTGCTTCCAGGACAGCTCGGACACGTGCACCAGGCCGTCGACCCCGCCCAGGTCCACGAAGGCGCCGAAGTTGACGATGCTGGAGACGACGCCCTTGCGGACCTCGCCCTTGCGCAGGGTGTGCAGGAACGCCCGGCGGGTGGCCGACTGGGTCTCCTCCAGCCAGGCCCGGCGCGACAGGACCACGTTGTTGCGGTTCTTGTCGAGCTCGATGATCTTGGCCTCGAGGGTGCGCCCGACATAGGGGTGCAGGTCGCGCACCCGGCGCATCTCGACCAGGGAGGCGGGCAGGAAGCCGCGCAGGCCGATGTCGAGGATCAGGCCGCCCTTGACGACCTCGATGACGGTCCCCTCGACGATCTCGTCGTTCTCCTTCTTCTTCTCGATCGTGCCCCAGGCCCGCTCGTACTGGGCCCGCTTCTTGGACAGGATCAGGCGGCCGTCCTTGTCCTCCTTCTGCATGACCAGGGCCTCGATGTGGTCACCGAGACTGACGACCTCGTTGGGGTCGACGTCATGCTTGATGGACAGCTCGCGGGAGGGGATGACGCCCTCGGACTTGTAGCCGATGTCGAGCAGGACCTCGTCGCGGTCGACCTTCACCACGTAGCCGTCGACGATGTCACCTTCCTCGAAGGCCTTCAGCGACTCCTCGTAGGCGGCCGCGAGGTCTTCGGCGGAGCCGACATCGTTCTGTGTCACCTGGGTGGTTACCCCAGAGACGTCCTGCTCGGTTGCGGTGGGTCGCTCGGTGGACTCGGTCAACTGCTCGTCTCCTAGACTGTCGGACAGAAGGCTCCCCCTGCAGACGTTTTCGTGGCGGTGAGGCGACGCGATGAGCGTCAGAACACACTGGCAGAAAAGCCCACAGTGGTTCGGCAGATGGTAGCCGTCGCAGCTTCGTCGCGTCAACGGTCCATGCGCGTATGACCTGCGAGTTTGTGGTCCTTCGAGAAAGGATGGTCAAGTGACCGAGCCGCTCTACCAGCACGACGCCTACCTTGCCGCCTTCGATGCGCAGGTCACCGGGGTCGAACCCGATGGTGTCGTCCTCGACCGGAGCGCGTTCTTTCCCGGCGGGGGCGGGCAGCCGGCCGACATCGGCATCCTCGAAACCGGGGGGGTCGAGCTGGCCGTGACCGGCGCCCAGCGCCGCGAGGGCCGGGTCGTGCTGCTGGTCGACGGCGAGCCGCCGCCGGCCGGGGCCAAGGTCCGGGGCCGGCTCGACTGGCAGCGCCGCCACGCCCTGATGCGGACCCACACCGCCCTGCACATGCTGTCGGGGGTGATCGGCCGCGACTACGGGGCGCTGGTCACCGGGGGCAACTTCGAGGAGCAGAAGGCCCGGATGGATTTCGAGCTGTCCTCGATGAGCGCCGAGTTCGCCGAGGCGGTCGAGCGGGCGCTGCGGGTCGAGGTCGACGCCGACCGGCCGGTGCACGTGTCGTTCCTGTCCCCCGAGGAGTTCGCCTCGCGGCCCGAGCTGATCCGGACCAAGGCCAACCTGGTCCCCCAGGGCCTGACCGAGATCCGGGTGATCGACATCGAGGGCCTGGACCGCCAGGCCGACGGCGGCACCCACGTGGCCTCGACCGGCGAGGTCGGCACCATCTACGTGGTCGGCCACCAGTCCAAGGGCAAGGGCAACAAGCGCCTGCGCATCGCCCTCGACCCGGTGCCGGCCCCGCCGTCCCGCTCGGAGTGACCGGCGAGTGACCGAGGCGAGCTGGGTCGGCTGGGTCGCCCGGCTCCAGGCGATCGCCCAGGCGGGGCTGGAGCTGACCGACGGGCCGTACGACCGGGAGCGCTACGCGGCCCTGCGCGCCCTGGCCACCGAGATCGCCGCCGCCCACCTGGAGCTGCCGTCGCCGGCCGAGCGGATGGCCCTGGACGAGCTGCTGGCCGGGGACGGCGGCTACCCGACGCCCAAGGTCGACGTGCGCGCCCTGGTCCGGCGGGACCGGGAGGTGCTGCTGGTGCGGGAGCGGGCCGACGGCCGCTGGTCGCTGCCGGGCGGCTGGGCCGACGTCGGCTGGTCGCCGGCGGCGATGGTCGAGCGCGAGGTCGCCGAGGAGTCCGGCTTCCAGGTCCGGGCCCGGCGGCTGCTGGCCCTGTGGGACCGGTCACGCCACAACCCGGGGCTGTACCCCCACTCGGTCTACAAGGTGGCGGTCGCCTGCGACCTGCTCGGCGGCGAGGCCCGGCCCAGCATCGAGACGCTGGCCGCCGGCTGGTTCCCGCCCGGCGCCCTGCCCGAGCTGTCCACCGGCCGCATCACCGCCGCCCAGATCGCCCGGCTGATCGAGCTCGACGACCACCCGGAGCTGCCGCCCGACCTCGACTAGAACAGTGGCCGGTGTTCTAGCCCCTGGGCTGGCGGGCGGCCAGGCGGGTGCCGGCCACGGCCCCGACCAGGGCGCAGAGGGCGACCAGGACCAGCCAGGCGGTCGGGAACCGGGCCGGGGCCGGCTCGGCCGCGGCGGCTGCCCCGGCGGATGCGGCCTCGGCCGGCGCGGCCCGGCCGGGCGGGGTGCCGGAGTCGGCGACCTCCACCACCGACGAGCCCGTGCCCTGGCCGTCGCCGACGACCACCACCCCGACCATGCCCGGGTGGGCGTAACAGAAGAAGGGGTAGGTGCCGGCGCCGTCCAGGCGGACGGTGGTGCGGTCCCCGATCCGGCCATCCCAGCCCCACCCGCCCCCGGGCCGGGCCAGCGGGTGGTCGAGCTGGTCGCGGTTGACGATCGTCACCTCGCCGCCCTCGGCCACCCGCAGCACGGTCGGGCTGAAGCACATGTCGCGCAGGGCCAGGGTGGTGCCCCGCCCCTCGGTGGCCGGCGAATGGCAGCCCCCGCCCCCGCCCGCGGCGGCCGGCGGCGCCGCGGCCAGCAGCCCGGCCAGGACGGCGAGGAGCGGGACGAGGACGGACAGCCGGCGTCGGCGCATTGCGGGCTCCTCTCCTTCGAGGTCGATGCCCCTGGTACACCGCGGCGACGGTCCGGGTTCCCAGGGAGTTCGGGGCCATGAGCTCGAC belongs to Actinomycetota bacterium and includes:
- the uvrB gene encoding excinuclease ABC subunit UvrB; this translates as MEFPPMPAFKLVTDMPAAGDQPAAIDGLANALEAGEQGVTLLGVTGSGKTRSMAGVIERLNRPALVMAPNKTLAAQLTNEFKELFPDNAVEYFVSYYDYYQPEAYIPQTDTYIEKDSSMNEEIDRLRHSATLSLLTRRDVIVVASVSAIYGLGSPQEYRDQMLWLKAGESYDRDGVLRKLVDIHYDRNDLSFVRGKFRVRGDTLEIFPAYEERAVRLEFFGDEVERILIMDPVTGEIVGERDELYVFPATHYVAGSERMRRAIAAIEVELGERLAELEADGKLLEAQRLRMRTNYDLEMLREVGTCNGIENYSRPIDGRDPGSPPFTLIDYFPDDFVLFLDESHVTVPQLQGQYEGDHSRKVTLVEHGFRLPSAMDNRPLRFDEFWERVGQRVFVSATPGPYERRESGAVVEQIIRPTGLVDPEVLVRPTRGQIDDLIHEVRSRVERDQRVLVTTLTKKMAEDLTDYLLEMGLRVRYLHSEIDTVQRIEILRDLRLGEFDTLVGINLLREGLDLPEVTLVAILDADKEGFLRSETSLVQTIGRAARNVDGQVIMYADQVTPSMTRAIEETNRRRKLQIDYNAANGIDPQTVRKRVTDIIQALRGEDEGTAVGGRARKGRAPTPARGRAGRRGGEPAVSGMPRADLERLIASLEEEMHEAAKELRFEYAARIRDEVGDLRRELRAMAEAGVG
- the coaE gene encoding dephospho-CoA kinase (Dephospho-CoA kinase (CoaE) performs the final step in coenzyme A biosynthesis.) encodes the protein MLLVGLTGGIASGKSTVSAMLAERGAEVIDADHIARQVVMPGTPAWCKIREHFGPGVLHPDGQIDRQALADIVFADKAKLALLNEITHPAIFARIADRLEAHQHQDVVVVLDAALLIEAGLAEGVDVVIVTHSPHEIQVERLAAKGLGERDASNRIAAQLEPEKRLARADIVIDNSGSLEKLGRRVDEVWEELQGLLAARAGGPEGGRRS
- the rpsA gene encoding 30S ribosomal protein S1, yielding MTESTERPTATEQDVSGVTTQVTQNDVGSAEDLAAAYEESLKAFEEGDIVDGYVVKVDRDEVLLDIGYKSEGVIPSRELSIKHDVDPNEVVSLGDHIEALVMQKEDKDGRLILSKKRAQYERAWGTIEKKKENDEIVEGTVIEVVKGGLILDIGLRGFLPASLVEMRRVRDLHPYVGRTLEAKIIELDKNRNNVVLSRRAWLEETQSATRRAFLHTLRKGEVRKGVVSSIVNFGAFVDLGGVDGLVHVSELSWKHIDHPSEVVEVGQEVEVEVLDVDLERERVSLSLKATQEDPWRQFARSHQIGELIPGRVTKLVPFGAFVRVDDGIEGLVHISELAERHVDIPEQVVSVGEEITVKVIDIDLDRRRISLSLKQAAQDQAQLTTQEDELALEEGAYQGYEGEYAEGVYAEGAYAEGDYADGSYVYDEQGNPIGVMPGTAMAEAFQEAGFYEGTYDAEGQPVEEQGQEGEPTPEAEAGEAEAGEAGDAGQAEAAGDDTLENIVEDLKRKNAGE
- a CDS encoding penicillin-binding transpeptidase domain-containing protein, which produces MRRRVIVGLVAVVVLAAAGAGAWWYLRPKARPDPVAAAYLEAWAGKDWPAMQAQVAAPPADFARQHTDMMEDLRVTKASFAPGTATVTDDRAEVPFQAKLTLRALGEWPYEGVLRLVRRDDRWLVDWSPATLHPELTAGLRFQRTRTWPERAPILAADGSELAGPGPVITITVVGERVKDPAEVVDALTTHAEVPAETARRALAEAERRPNQAVPVVTLAEADFELIRDDIYPVPGLSFPSGEGREYNGPASARMLLGSVGPVTADDLKELGAPYQTGDRTGHGNGLEAAFERQLAGTPSGEVRLAAKDGQGGEDGEATKVLHEFAGTDGEAVETTLDPQAQRAAEAALDPVSKPAALVAVRPSTGELVAVVSTPFEGYNRALLGRYPPGSTFKVVTAGALLAGGLRPGDPVDCPKETKVGGRTFGNFEDEVLGRIPFSSAFAHSCNTAFVQQAAKRLDGDELVAAADRFGFGLDPSPGIPAVTSRVPAPADKADLAAEAFGQGRVVASPLQMALVAATVADGRWRQPTLVAGEAAEADPPEPLDPKVATTLRTLMRRVVTEGTAAPAGLPGKTAGKTGTAEFGTGDPLPTHAWFIGFRGDLAFSVVVEDGGVGGRVAAPVAARFLRGL
- a CDS encoding alanyl-tRNA editing protein — protein: MTEPLYQHDAYLAAFDAQVTGVEPDGVVLDRSAFFPGGGGQPADIGILETGGVELAVTGAQRREGRVVLLVDGEPPPAGAKVRGRLDWQRRHALMRTHTALHMLSGVIGRDYGALVTGGNFEEQKARMDFELSSMSAEFAEAVERALRVEVDADRPVHVSFLSPEEFASRPELIRTKANLVPQGLTEIRVIDIEGLDRQADGGTHVASTGEVGTIYVVGHQSKGKGNKRLRIALDPVPAPPSRSE
- the murA gene encoding UDP-N-acetylglucosamine 1-carboxyvinyltransferase → MESFVIKGGQPLSGTIRPSGNKNAALPIVAASLLADEPVVLHNVPQILDVDTMMELVASTGATVERTGPNQVRIDPRGLRRASLDPVLCARIRASVLLAAPLVAKTGHCLLPPPGGDVIGRRRLDTHLLAFRSLGVQASFDRALELEVGRLRGASMFLDEASVTATENAIMAAVLAEGTTVIGNAACEPHVQDLCRFLVGLGARISGIGSNLLTIEGVERLRGGEHTIGTDYIEVASFAALAAVTGGELTIEGVVEDDLRPVEVGFYRLGLTWELDGDRLRVPRDQTLEVEDDLGQAIPKIDDGPWPAFPADLTSIAVAVATQASGTLLIFEKMFENRLVFVDKLVGMGARIIICDPHRVVVNGPTRLYGERLESPDIRAGMALLLAALAADGESVIGNVGQIDRGYERIDERLRTLGANIERTG
- a CDS encoding DUF2785 domain-containing protein; the protein is MDRSFWRVIANDENALPQGEWVAELTPELLGWLGSTDPELRDEFAYRILAAWIERGQYGGEQLRTMAKQMTANLEAGLGEQGTDSVYLRTYSVLILMEIVAFDNASPFLDQADLDGFLEAALGYLVREKDLRSWVPGPGWANAVGHTADLLMMLARSPHLGAAELQRILGAIADRLLTPVPEVFVHHEDERLAYAVLNALRRNLIDRSWLVAWLDRFTAAPGQESWRAAYASEAESAARANVTAFLRSLYFQLILTESPPPDAQRSSDAVLVTIRRSDIGFYDLA
- a CDS encoding HAD-IA family hydrolase; this translates as MSRLPPIPDPLDCVLFDAGDTLLAPAPSFQGRFVAVAADHGLPLEEAAVDAAIADAVRAASWPSDWTDPATQRSFWVGFYRQVLAGLGHHQGEELAEALFAAFSDPAGYRLFDDVRPALEELAGRGVTLGVVSNFEPWLEDVLALQGVDHLFAVVAISGKLGVAKPDPAIFRWAVQEAGADPAATVHVGDQPVNDVDAARAVGLTPVLIDRFARYPEPNGTHRVESLKGLVDLVSGGGSG